A portion of the Podospora pseudoanserina strain CBS 124.78 chromosome 2, whole genome shotgun sequence genome contains these proteins:
- a CDS encoding hypothetical protein (EggNog:ENOG503NUKQ; COG:E), with amino-acid sequence MMAAVQPLESLPAPGRRQSFGRNHIAMDIDIETRAPRASHEMTIRGGLQQGDARIVVIMYGPGQEQIVAVFAEVLGKPYRLKGGIRDVTRDDQDWVIGVSAESAKAEIASRNRGLVVTINAHCTTLGMPPDVYLSAQTDYEWLYTEASFFRRDLTRFVSHTLGQLSHHETLMAKPRTYFISTTFPDVHAALPNIDILTVGSDAVEIRVDLLKEPLGNGRFSEIPSLSYVGEQLMLLRQRTELPIIFTTRCTKENGRFPMDNPDLFYEYLYRAIQWGVEYIDVELWLPETIRRRLYEQRGSSRIMSAFHDFSGTFKWPSQRAESIFLQSRRYADIVKMIAIINDHNENFELEYFRSKIKAEYPDSPPLSAVNMGETGQFSRTLNKVFTPITHPLLPIIAAPGQMSAAEINQALALVGQLPKKNIYGITSPSMRSAIPQAPFYEKCFNELGLPHHFAVVERQPKGLASIETWCNQRNFGGAYLNPAMSLTNLATSKGFFASLNNGNGPVLSEAARLIGMVDTIVVRPATSSSSASTPSSPPRQQNGDSVGAIGSTHSGLPPNTSLVFDNASWKGILSTLTRDLAPSAYFGCAAVVLASSADDAASALFALKALKVGKVYTVGFKTPPAFAKDLLIEPFNSLESIQRARTVNANGTESIRAGAGSPFVVVSALGPEKSNLVGMLVRLFGSPPRGAAGAGRENSRRVFLDLADGSGHGPRKGDPGLIAEQCGFAAYGAADVTAFTTVETLRLLVGQNVPYSFVRLASGRQFF; translated from the coding sequence ATGATGGCGGCTGTTCAACCACTGGAGTCGCTGCCCGCGCCAGGACGACGACAAAGTTTTGGACGAAATCACATAGCTATGGACATCGACATTGAAACTCGAGCACCACGTGCATCACATGAGATGACGATTCGAGGTGGTTTGCAACAAGGAGATGCAAGAATAGTGGTGATAATGTATGGTCCTGGCCAAGAGCAGATAGTGGCCGTCTTTGCTGAGGTTCTCGGGAAGCCTTACCGACTGAAAGGAGGGATTCGGGACGTCACCAGGGATGATCAGGATTGGGTTATTGGGGTTTCGGCGGAAAGTGCAAAGGCTGAGATAGCCTCACGGAACAGGGGACTGGTCGTGACCATTAACGCTCATTGTACAACACTGGGCATGCCTCCCGACGTCTACCTGTCAGCGCAGACAGATTACGAGTGGCTTTATACCGAAGCTTCATTCTTCCGAAGAGATCTAACACGATTTGTATCACATACCCTGGGACAGCTTAGCCACCACGAAACACTAATGGCAAAACCGAGGACGTACTTCATTTCGACAACGTTTCCGGATGTCCATGCTGCGCTCCCAAACATCGACATCCTCACTGTCGGCTCAGACGCTGTCGAGATTCGAGTTGATCTCTTGAAAGAGCCTCTGGGCAATGGACGGTTCTCGGAAATCCCAAGCTTGAGCTATGTTGGCGAACAGCTCATGCTTCTTCGCCAGAGGACCGAACTGCCAATCATATTCACGACAAGGTGTACGAAAGAGAATGGCCGATTTCCGATGGACAATCCAGACTTGTTTTATGAATATCTTTACCGGGCGATTCAGTGGGGCGTTGAGTACATCGACGTCGAGCTCTGGCTCCCAGAAACCATTCGACGAAGACTGTACGAGCAGCGCGGGAGCAGTCGCATCATGTCTGCCTTCCATGATTTCTCAGGCACTTTCAAGTGGCCCTCACAGAGAGCCGAGTCAATATTCCTCCAGTCTCGACGGTACGCCGACATTGTGAAAATGattgccatcatcaatgACCACAATGAAAACTTTGAGTTGGAATACTTCCGGTCAAAAATCAAGGCTGAATATCCCGATTCACCACCGCTGTCTGCTGTCAACATGGGGGAAACGGGCCAGTTCTCTCGGACGCTAAACAAGGTCTTCACTCCTATCACCCACCCTCTGCTGCCCATCATCGCAGCTCCGGGGCAGATGAGCGCAGCTGAGATCAACCAGGCCCTGGCGTTGGTTGGACAGCTGCCAAAGAAGAACATCTATGGAATTACTAGCCCGAGCATGCGGAGTGCCATTCCACAGGCACCCTTCTATGAGAAATGCTTCAACGAACTTGGGTTACCACATCACTTTGCCGTCGTGGAGCGACAACCCAAAGGGCTTGCCTCCATCGAGACGTGGTGTAATCAAAGAAACTTTGGCGGTGCTTACCTAAATCCAGCCATGTCACTCACCAATCTGGCGACGAGCAAAGGCTTCTTTGCATCACTCAACAATGGCAACGGGCCGGTTCTCAGCGAAGCCGCTCGACTCATCGGGATGGTTGATACCATCGTCGTCCGGCCGGCCACATCATCTAGTTCAGCATCCACACCATCAAGCCCGCCTCGGCAGCAAAACGGAGATTCCGTGGGTGCTATCGGCTCGACGCATTCGGGCTTGCCACCGAACACTTCTCTCGTGTTTGACAACGCCTCGTGGAAAGGTATCCTTAGTACCCTTACCCGTGATCTTGCTCCATCTGCCTACTTTGGCTGCGCGGCTGTGGTACTTGCCTCATCGGCCGACGACGCAGCCAGTGCTTTATTCGCTCTCAAAGCCCTGAAGGTCGGTAAGGTTTACACCGTCGGCTTCAAAACACCTCCCGCCTTTGCCAAAGACCTTCTTATCGAGCCATTCAACAGCCTCGAGAGCATACAGAGAGCCCGTACGGTAAATGCCAACGGCACCGAGTCTATACGAGCGGGGGCCGGCTCGccgtttgtggtggtgagtgcTCTGGGTCCGGAAAAGAGTAATCTAGTCGGGATGCTCGTTCGTCTGTTCGGGTCGCCGCCTCGAGGGGCGGCAGGTGCGGGAAGGGAAAACTCGAGAAGGGTGTTTTTGGACCTGGCAGACGGCTCGGGGCATGGCCCACGGAAGGGGGACCCGGGTTTGATTGCTGAGCAATGTGGGTTCGCGGCTTATGGGGCGGCGGATGTAACGGCTTTTACGACAGTTGAGACGCTGAGGTTGCTGGTTGGGCAGAACGTACCGTACAGCTTTGTGAGGTTGGCGAGCGGGAGGCAGTTCTTTTGA
- the URA1 gene encoding dihydroorotate dehydrogenase (COG:F; EggNog:ENOG503NXK0): MSELPPPIKINPPLINSANPWASGDVDLERLYLCPSTGAVTTRTATLDGFKHDDAIHRYTFFDPSSPETSKSTNPTPQEASKAPAQKASLNTLGYSPYALIQYMQWIYKIYTTCSGTQPIKPFIISVTGTPTEVGECYTCIADYLSEYITAGHIYMEINLSCPNIPNKPPPAYSKDALVEYFRRLRFAMRDKLRPDLPRLPFGIKTPPYTHSSEYNELISALEEEGDQVSFITCTNTLGSCLVLSPEGDPVLPGNGIGGMAGAALHPLALGNVATIRRMLDERPSLKHITVIGIGGVEDEKGYKRMRAAGAGVVGVGTALGVKGVEVFEEIEKGLKGGW, encoded by the coding sequence ATGTCGGAACTACCACCGCCCATCAAAATCAACCCGCCATTGATCAACTCGGCTAACCCATGGGCATCCGGCGATGTGGACTTAGAGCGGCTGTATCTTTGCCCTTCCACAGGCGCAGTTACAACTCGAACCGCTACTTTGGACGGCTTCAAGCACGATGACGCTATTCATCGATACACCTTCTTCGATCCCTCTAGTCCCGAAACCTCAAaatccaccaacccaaccccccaagaAGCCAGCAAAGCTCCTGCTCAAAAAGCAAGCTTGAACACACTAGGCTACAGCCCTTACGCTCTAATTCAATATATGCAATGGATATACAAGATCTATACTACTTGCTCTGGTACTCAGCCCATCAAACCCTTCATCATCTCAGTCACGGGCACCCCGACCGAGGTCGGTGAATGCTATACATGCATCGCCGATTACCTGTCCGAGTATATAACCGCCGGTCACATCTACATGGAAATCAATCTCTCCTGCCCCAACATACCCAacaaacctcctcccgcgTACTCTAAAGACGCACTGGTCGAGTACTTTCGCCGCCTGCGGTTCGCGATGCGTGATAAACTCAGACCAGACTTACCACGCCTGCCCTTCGGcatcaaaacaccaccctACACCCACTCCTCCGAATACAACGAACTCATCTCTGCCCtcgaagaggaaggtgatCAAGTCTCCTTCATAACATGCACCAACACCCTAGGGTCATGTCTCGTTCTCTCACCCGAGGGCGACCCTGTTCTGCCGGGTAACGGGATTGGGGGGATGGCCGGGGCGGCGCTGCACCCGTTGGCCCTGGGGAATGTGGCTACTATTCGGAGGATGTTGGATGAGAGACCGAGTTTGAAGCATATCACTGTAATAGGGATTGGAggtgtggaggatgagaaggggtaCAAAAGAATGagggctgctggggcgggggttgttggggtgggtaCTGCTTTAGGGGTGAAAGGAGTTGAGGTTTttgaggagattgagaagggattgaagggggggtggtga
- a CDS encoding hypothetical protein (EggNog:ENOG503NYHW; COG:S) produces MAGKTYIVEHLDEELGPWSELEYITIARESQETGSKFFLSSLHPQFKVPDALAAIPSFTAERRGVEELYADKKSRVCLLDPQGKSDLAPEDADNFDVFLFGGILGDDPPRDRTSELRAKGFEGRRLGPVQMTTDTAVRVTRLVVEGKTPLKDIPYVDFPELKFNEYESTEMPFRYVKTEDGKPIMPEGMVELIKKDADKGIDDML; encoded by the exons ATGGCCGGGAAAACATACATCGTTGAGCACCTAGACGAGGAGCTTGGACCCTGGTCAGAACTCGAGTATATCACCATCGCGCGCGAGTCGCAAGAGACTGGGTCCAAGTTCTTCCTTTCGTCTCTCCACCCACAGTTCAAGGTCCCAGACGCCTTGGCTGCCATCCCCTCGTTCACAGCTGAGAGGCGGGGTGTGGAGGAGTTGTATGCGGACAAGAAGTCTAGAGTATGCCTTCTTGACCCTCAGGGGAAGAGTGATCTTGCCCCTGAAGATGCGGACAACTTTGATGTTTTCCTGTTTGGAGGAATCCTTG GTGATGACCCCCCTAGAG ACAGAACATCCGAGTTGCGGGCCAAGGGCTTTGAGGGCCGTCGTCTCGGGCCCGTCCAGATGACCACAGACACTGCAGTCCGTGTAACTCGTCTGGTGGTTGAGGGCAAGA CACCGTTGAAAGACATTCCCTACGTCGACTTTCCCGAACTCAAGTTCAACGAGTATGAGAGCACAGAGATGCCATTCCGTTACGTTAAGACTGAAGATGGAAAACCCATTATGCCTGAG GGCATGGTCGAGCTGATCAAGAAAGATGCTGACAAGGGCATTGATGATATGCTCTAG
- the KEX1 gene encoding Cell death protease (COG:E; COG:O; EggNog:ENOG503NVHT; BUSCO:EOG092623WR; MEROPS:MER0006006), whose translation MAVGRSLANWRRLPSIVTAAAVALSWTATLAVADVKAAGDYFVHSLPGAPPGPLVKMHAGHIEITPDVNGNMFFWHFQNKHIANKQRTVIWLNGGPGCSSEDGALMEIGPYRLKDKDTLVYNEGAWNEFANVLFVDNPVGTGFSYVDTNAYVRELDVMADQFVTFLEKWFKLFPEYEHDDIFIAGESYAGQYIPYIAKAILERNKKGGESSYKWNLAGLLIGNGWISPPEQYEAYLQFAYEKGIVKKGSDAASKLEVQQRICSKQLAVGPALVDNTDCEKILQDLLQLTATSKGGEQRCVNMYDVRLTDTYPSCGMNWPPDLDAVTPYLRRNDVIQALHVNPNKVTGWVECNGQVGANFKPSSKPSVELLPDLLKEVPIILFSGSEDLICNHLGTEALISNLQWNGGKGFEITPGTWAPRRDWTFEGEAAGFWQEARNLTYVVFYNSSHMVPFDYPRRTRDMLDRFMGVDISSIGGKPTDSRLDGEKVPETTVGGVAGNGTDAQQAEKEKLDTARWEAYRKSGEIVLVIVAFSAAGWGWWVWRERKKRRGYMGVSGGEYLAFWGSEGEGRV comes from the exons ATGGCTGTTGGACGGTCCTTGGCGAACTGGAGGCGTCTACCATCCATCGttaccgccgccgccgtcgccctcTCATGGACGGCGACACTAGCTGTCGCCGATGTCAAGGCGGCCGGTGACTACTTTGTCCATTCACTTCCAGGGGCGCCGCCAGGTCCCCTGGTGAAGATGCATGCTGG GCATATCGAGATAACACCCGATGTCAATGGCAACATGTTCTTCTGGCACTTCCAAAACAAACACATTGCGAACAAGCAACGAACGGTGATATGGTTGAACGGCGGCCCCGGCTGCAGCTCCGAGGATGGTGCCCTGATGGAGATTGGCCCGTATAGGTTAAAAGATAAGGACACGCTGGTGTACAACGAGGGAGCATGGAACGAGTTCGCCAATGTCCTCTTCGTCGATAACCCTGTCGGCACGGGGTTCAGCTATGTCGACACCAACGCTTATGTACGCGAACTCGACGTTATGGCTGACCAGTTTGTTACTTTCCTGGAGAAGTGGTTCAAGCTGTTCCCCGAGTATGAACACGACGAT ATATTTATTGCTGGAGAATCCTACGCCGGCCAGTACATCCCCTACATCGCCAAGGCTATCCTTGAGCGCAACAAGAAAGGCGGCGAGTCCTCCTACAAATGGAACCTCGCCGGTCTCCTCATTGGCAACGGCTGGATTTCCCCTCCCGAACAATACGAAGCCTACCTTCAGTTCGCCTACGAGAAGGGCATCGTCAAAAAGGGCTCCGACGCCGCCTCCAAGCTCGAAGTCCAACAGCGCATCTGCTCCAAGCAGCTGGCCGTCGGCCCCGCCCTCGTCGACAACACCGACTGCGAGAAGATCCTCCAGGACCTCCTCCAGCTAACCGCCACTAGCAAAGGCGGCGAGCAGCGTTGCGTGAACATGTACGACGTCCGGCTGACCGACACCTATCCGTCATGCGGCATGAACTGGCCTCCCGATCTCGACGCCGTAACCCCTTACCTACGCCGCAACGACGTAATCCAGGCCCTGCATGTGAACCCGAACAAAGTCACCGGCTGGGTGGAATGCAACGGCCAGGTCGGCGCAAACTTCAAGCCCTCTTCCAAACCCTCGGTTGAACTCCTCCCCGACCTGCTAAAAGAAgtccccatcatcttgttctCCGGCTCGGAAGATCTAATCTGCAACCATTTGGGCACCGAAGCGCTGATCTCCAACCTGCAATGGAACGGCGGAAAGGGCTTCGAAATCACCCCCGGCACTTGGGCCCCCAGACGTGACTGGACCTTTGAGGGCGAAGCAGCTGGCTTCTGGCAGGAGGCCCGCAACTTGACCTATGTAGTCTTTTACAATAGCAGCCACATGGTCCCGTTTGACTACCCGCGCCGCACAAGAGACATGCTAGACCGGTTCATGGGGGTGGACATTTCCTCCATCGGCGGCAAGCCCACCGACTCCCGCCTCGACGGGGAGAAAGTCCCCGAAACCACCGTCGGCGGGGTGGCCGGTAACGGCACCGACGCGCAACAAGCAGAGAAGGAAAAGCTCGACACGGCCAGGTGGGAAGCCTATCGCAAATCAGGGGAGATCGTCCTGGTGATTGTGGCGTTTTCGGCAgcgggatgggggtggtgggtgtggagggagaggaagaagaggaggggttaCATGGGGGTGTCTGGGGGAGAATATCTCGCCTTCTGGGGaagcgagggggagggaagggtttAG
- the DRE2 gene encoding electron carrier (BUSCO:EOG09265040; COG:S; EggNog:ENOG503NZ8G), translating into MPPAAVMIDTTPDFDFSPAHAAAAASAKRDSGERTLLLAPPSIASREDCLTSLFSVYDRSATDLQMLDRLAAGLVSLPAKTYDLILVLTDPDGSRRSEVSPLLSNREIWGKVVPALKAGGTLRSEDGSFGQGNSTEEKEAILAGLVLGDDGYTKPDYAEQEVVPLRFGAKKVNADGSVPLSFGKKAAAAPAPAPAPAPVSKGPAGVGFIDFSDDLDLDAEDDDDVIDEDTLLTEADLKRPIQQPPECAPQPGKKRRACKDCTCGLAERIAAEDKARREKAEKGLATLKLKSEDLSELDFTVQGKTGSCNSCYLGDAFRCADCPYIGLPAFKPGEQVKILNNTAQI; encoded by the exons ATGCCTCCAGCCGCCGTCATGATCGACACAACTCCCGACTTTGATTTCAGCCCCGCGCACGCTGCGGCGGCTGCCAGCGCAAAGCGCGATTCTGGCGAGCGAACCCTCCTGCTTGCGCCCCCGTCGATCGCATCCCGCGAGGACTGCCTCACCTCCTTGTTCTCCGTCTACGATCGGTCGGCCACCGATTTGCAGATGCTCGACCGTCTCGCTGCTGGATTAGTCAGCCTCCCCGCCAAGACCTACGACCTGATCCTCGTCCTGACCGACCCCGACGGAAGCCGCCGCAGCGAGGTGTCCCCTCTCTTGTCCAACAGGGAGATCTGGGGCAAGGTTGTACCGGCACTCAAGGCTGGTGGTACCTTGAGGAGCGAGGACGGCAGCTTCGGACAGGGCAACTCgacagaggagaaggaggcgattctggcggggttggtgttgggggatgatggatatACTAAGCCTGATTATGCCGAGCAGGAGGTTGTACCTCTGCGGTTTggggcgaagaaggtgaaCGCTGATGGGAGTGTCCCTCTCAGCTTTggcaagaaggctgctgctgccccagcgccggcaccggcaccagcaccagtaTCCAAGGGTCCTGCTGGGGTTGGTTTCATCGATTTCAGTGATGACTTGGATCttgatgccgaggacgacgacgatgtcaTTGATGAGGACACTCTTTTGACTGAGGCGGATCTGAAGCGTCCCATTCAGCAGCCTCCTGAATGTGCGCCTCAGCCGGGCAAAAAGAGGAGAGCCTGCAAAGACTG CACGTGTGGTCTCGCCGAGAGAATAGCCGCCGAAGATAAGGCCCGTCgtgagaaggccgagaagggTCTGGCCACCTTGAAGCTCAAGTCTGAGGATCTCAGCGAGCTTGACTTTACCGTCCAGGGCAAGACTGGCTCCTGCAATAGCTGTTACCTCGGTGACGCTTTCAGATGCGCAGACTGCCCCTATATTGGCCTCCCTGCCTTCAAGCCCGGCGAACAAGTCAAGATTCTCAACAACACTGCTCAGATTTGA
- a CDS encoding hypothetical protein (EggNog:ENOG503P4SC; COG:S) produces the protein MTRSHKFNDKDHSMVAPVTGHPQQQVPKFFGKHGFADADPKKTKKNGGGKGNWGPVGLEAEDEEFNFVHTRRRSNSSSVSSHPEHFKSKFEINEPEPVFEEDIHGAMEEEEKDSSQSSTSSSKPEDM, from the exons A TGACTCGCTCCCACAAGTTCAATGACAAGGACCACAGCATGGTGGCCCCCGTCACGGGTCACCCCCAGCAACAAGTACCCAAGTTCTTTGGCAAGCATGGCTTTGCCGATGCCGAccccaagaagaccaagaagaacgGCGGTGGTAAGGGCAATTG GGGCCCTGTTGGCTTAGaagccgaggatgaagagtTCAACTTTGTCCAcacccgccgccgctccaacagcagcagcgtctCCAGTCACCCCGAGCACTTCAAGTCCAAGTTCGAGATCAACGAGCCTGAGCCtgtgtttgaggaggacATCCATGGAgccatggaggaggaggagaaggacagcAGCCAGTCCAGCACCTCGAGCAGCAAGCCCGAGGACATGTAA